In Rhodoferax sediminis, the sequence ACCCGGCGGAGATCGAAATCACGGCCATCCGCGCCCAGGGCGCGGGCGGGCAGAACGTCAACAAGGTGTCGAGCGCCGTGCACCTGCGCTTCGACATCACCGCGTCATCGCTGCCCGAGGATGTCAAGGCCCGGCTGCTCGCGCTGCGCGACACCCGCATCACGCAGGAGGGCGTGCTGGTGCTCAAGGCGCAGCAGCACCGCAGCCAGGATATGAACCGCGCCGACGCGCTGGCGCGCCTGACCGAACTGGTCAACAGCGTGGCGCTGCCGCCGCGGGTGCGGCGCGCGACCAAGCCCACTTACGGCTCGAAGCAGAGGCGCCTGGAGGGCAAGAGCCAGCGCGCCAACATCAAGGCGCTGCGCGGCAAGGTGGACGAGTGAATTTATGTGTTTTGTGCCCGTAGCCCTTTAGTGGCCTGCACCATCCGCTATCAAATACGTAGTAAGCGAAAATCGTCGCTCGATTCCGTTCCGCCCGCTTGATATAAACGGGTCATGACGACGCCACATTCCGATGCTCTTCCCGATGAAGTCCGCCCGCTGCTGGACACGGCGACCCGCCTGGAAACGCCGTGCGGCGCGGGCACGCTGGTCTGGCATGTGTGGGGCCAGAGCGAGCCGGGGCACAACCCCGTCGTGCTGTTGCACGGCGGCAGCGGCAGCTGGACGCACTGGCTGCGCAACATCCTTGCGCTGGCCGCCAGCGGGCGCCGCGTGCTGGTGCCGGACCTGCCGGGCTTTGGCGATTCGGCCCCGCCCGCCAAGGGTACGGACGCCGACGTGCTGCCGGAGCCCCTCGAGGCTGGTTTGAAAATCCTGCTGGGCGAGCAGCGCTGCGACCTGGTCGGGTTTTCCTTCGGCGGCATGGTCGCCGGC encodes:
- the arfB gene encoding alternative ribosome rescue aminoacyl-tRNA hydrolase ArfB, whose amino-acid sequence is MIEINPAEIEITAIRAQGAGGQNVNKVSSAVHLRFDITASSLPEDVKARLLALRDTRITQEGVLVLKAQQHRSQDMNRADALARLTELVNSVALPPRVRRATKPTYGSKQRRLEGKSQRANIKALRGKVDE